In the genome of Chrysiogenia bacterium, the window TTGAAGAACTCGGGGTTGCGCGTGCAACAGTGCGCGAGGCACTGCGTTTCTTGGAACTCCAGGGCGCGCTCCGAATCAAGGCGGGGCCGGGTGGTGGACCGGTTGTGAGCGTTCCCGGTACCGAGCATCTTGCCAGCGTATTGTCGCTCCAGTTGCAGTTCGCAGGTGCTCCCTATCAGGCGGTCCTCGACGCGCGAGGATCGATATACCCTGTTCTGGCTGCTGAAGCCGCCGATCATGCAAATCATCAGGACATAGAGCTTTTGCGGCAAAGCCTCTCAGAGATGGCCGCTAATGTCGAGGATCCGGACTTCGTGCTGCGTGAACACCGACGATTCCAGGCGCTGGTGGCCTCGGCCTCAGGAAACATGGTCCTCGGGCTGTTCGTCAATGCGCTGCACAGGATTTCCGAGCTGACAGGAATCAGGCTCGACTCCAAGTGGTGCCGCGGCGCGGTGCGCGATTGTGAAGAAGT includes:
- a CDS encoding FadR family transcriptional regulator, with protein sequence MAEQETTERAAVQVARKIAGQIRSGGMRPGTKLPAEHNMVEELGVARATVREALRFLELQGALRIKAGPGGGPVVSVPGTEHLASVLSLQLQFAGAPYQAVLDARGSIYPVLAAEAADHANHQDIELLRQSLSEMAANVEDPDFVLREHRRFQALVASASGNMVLGLFVNALHRISELTGIRLDSKWCRGAVRDCEEVISAIERGDAEAAREATQKHQDAAKRYLEKTVPDRLKEPVAWMGPDQ